One Patescibacteria group bacterium genomic window, AGCAATCAAATGTTCCTCAATTTTCAAAATGTCTGAATTGGTCGGGATGGCGGGACTTGAACCCACGACCTCGCGGTCCCGAACCGCGCGCGCTACCATCTGCGCTACACCCCGCTACAATCTCTCCTTTAAAAATCGTCTCCCAAAACCTGTCTTAAAATACTGCTCTCTTTTTAATGCTTTGTATTTATCCAAACAGGCTTCATAATAGACGAGTTCTAAAGGTATGCGCGGTTTAGTCGATTCTACCAAACCTTTGTTGTGCTGTTTAAATCTATTTTTTAGGTCTTCTGTATACCCAATGTAATATTTATTATCAATTTTGCTTTTTAAAACATAAGTATAATACATATGCTACCGATGCCCTGCCCGCAACGCCTTCGCAAGCTCGGCTTGCGTGGCGGGCGTGGCGCTACACCCCGTCAAATCTTTTTTAGATCGCATTTTTTAGAATTAATAAACGAGTTTGTTTCTGGCGAAATAAGTGCTATTAAATCCAATTAAAACAAAACTTGATATTTTAGAAAGCCGGTAGAGCTCCTTAAAACTTTTTTCTGTTATCAAACTATGATA contains:
- a CDS encoding GIY-YIG nuclease family protein, coding for MYYTYVLKSKIDNKYYIGYTEDLKNRFKQHNKGLVESTKPRIPLELVYYEACLDKYKALKREQYFKTGFGRRFLKERL